A single genomic interval of Chloracidobacterium validum harbors:
- a CDS encoding hybrid sensor histidine kinase/response regulator yields the protein METQGPLVHLVDDDAVIRQLLGMLLREQGLEVVTHSDGLTALGAAAHLEPDIVLLDISMPGMDGITLCGRLRQLDAYRLVPILMLTGISDESAVEAAFAAGATDYILKPPKPVVLKHRVSYLLQAYQAERQLQEAARHMHAIVQYASDAILTLDNDLRILTANPMARQLMGSECIGQRITTLVDSQLPLSDLIPRLVKTGESMTADLVGGDGRRHPVELTCSEFYSHRKRHHTLIVRNLANRGQVEQELEGAKRLLNSVINTVGEPVAILSPDGTVVTVNTAWRRTADTQGMAAGANYGIGMNYLDLCDQADPERYPEAHALALGIRQVAQGEKREFSLDYPCQSPDAQRWFRAHVLAGPLSSVMVIHEDITPRHTSAGLPFITPQRWMRFLSGLPHGLAMVDGRGRIIFANNYLTTLLGEPMRKLYGQRGRRYLSHQGWSQFKTAWRQLGLGKLPEPDTDRVAVSDKQEVWLRKPDGCLVLTQMTLAVFQDEPGLVLLIEDLTPRQTLDEVRRRHNEEWLATVDALPNLILLESTEGNIRRCNHAVAAFLGLPYPAIIHQSSAKLFFGQASGSLLNCIQDASAFQFPGDNRWFQISSYWITQERGIGTGWVHVIDDITARRLVEQDTARLIAAIERVGEGVVTFNRRGRIIFCNPAFEHLTGIQNWEAIGRRLSRLGLGPVERTTRREILRCLARGQDWRGQYLARRRDGSTYYEEATVSPVHDASGAMGDVVMVCRDVTEQRRYEAIAEAVNVTENAGYIFSAIRHEMGNPINSIKTALTVLRRTEQPSPSAVTTCVDRCLSEIGRVEYLLRTLRSFSLHETPELKAQPLVPFLERFCALIADGLAARQIALERAFEANLGLAWFDERALHQALMNLISNAIDALATTASPRIVITAKQQRQLVVLTVYDNGVGIDTEKQKHLFRPFYTSKPQGTGLGLVITQRLISKMKGTVELQPHPAGGCEAIVTLEAAAGSKHPFGYVIE from the coding sequence ATGGAAACACAGGGTCCACTGGTTCATCTTGTGGATGACGATGCCGTAATTCGCCAGCTTCTGGGTATGCTGCTGCGGGAGCAAGGCTTGGAGGTGGTTACCCACAGTGACGGTTTGACGGCGCTTGGCGCGGCGGCGCACCTTGAACCGGATATCGTCTTGCTGGACATCTCGATGCCCGGTATGGACGGCATCACGCTCTGCGGACGCCTGCGGCAGCTAGACGCTTACCGGCTCGTGCCCATCCTGATGCTGACTGGCATCAGCGATGAATCGGCGGTGGAGGCAGCGTTTGCGGCCGGCGCCACGGATTACATCCTCAAGCCGCCTAAACCGGTGGTTTTGAAGCATCGGGTGAGCTATCTGCTCCAGGCCTACCAAGCTGAACGGCAGCTTCAGGAAGCGGCGCGGCACATGCACGCCATCGTGCAGTATGCCAGTGATGCTATCCTGACGCTGGACAATGATTTGCGCATCCTCACGGCAAATCCGATGGCCAGACAGCTCATGGGTTCAGAGTGTATCGGACAGCGCATAACCACGTTGGTTGACAGCCAGTTGCCGCTCTCCGACCTGATCCCACGCCTGGTGAAAACCGGTGAGTCCATGACCGCAGACCTAGTTGGCGGAGACGGCCGCCGCCACCCGGTCGAACTGACTTGTAGTGAGTTCTACAGCCATCGAAAGCGACACCACACCCTGATTGTGCGGAACCTGGCCAATCGCGGACAGGTTGAGCAGGAGCTTGAGGGTGCCAAGCGGTTGCTCAATTCGGTTATCAATACGGTCGGTGAGCCGGTAGCCATCCTGTCCCCGGATGGGACGGTGGTGACGGTCAATACCGCCTGGCGGCGAACCGCCGACACGCAGGGCATGGCGGCCGGCGCCAACTACGGTATCGGAATGAACTATCTAGACCTGTGTGACCAGGCCGACCCTGAACGTTATCCAGAGGCGCATGCGCTGGCGCTGGGGATTCGCCAGGTCGCGCAGGGAGAGAAACGGGAGTTCAGTCTTGATTATCCCTGTCAAAGTCCAGACGCGCAGCGGTGGTTTCGGGCACACGTCCTGGCCGGTCCGTTGTCATCGGTCATGGTCATCCACGAGGACATCACGCCTCGCCACACCTCGGCTGGATTGCCGTTTATCACACCCCAGCGGTGGATGCGTTTTTTGAGTGGGCTGCCGCATGGTCTGGCCATGGTGGACGGTCGCGGTCGGATTATCTTTGCCAACAACTATTTGACGACACTTTTGGGAGAACCGATGCGCAAGCTCTACGGTCAGCGCGGTCGGCGCTACCTGAGTCACCAGGGCTGGTCTCAGTTTAAGACCGCCTGGCGCCAGCTTGGCCTCGGTAAACTGCCGGAGCCGGATACTGACCGCGTCGCGGTGTCAGACAAACAGGAGGTCTGGCTGCGGAAGCCGGACGGTTGTTTAGTGCTGACGCAGATGACCCTGGCCGTGTTCCAGGATGAGCCAGGGTTGGTTCTGCTGATTGAGGACTTGACCCCCCGGCAGACGCTTGACGAGGTGCGTCGCCGCCACAACGAAGAATGGTTGGCGACGGTGGATGCGCTACCCAATCTCATTTTGCTTGAGAGTACGGAAGGCAACATTCGCCGCTGCAACCACGCCGTGGCTGCCTTCCTCGGCCTGCCTTATCCGGCTATCATTCATCAGTCATCGGCAAAACTCTTCTTTGGTCAAGCAAGTGGGTCGCTGCTGAACTGTATTCAGGACGCATCGGCGTTTCAATTTCCGGGTGATAACCGGTGGTTTCAAATCAGTAGCTACTGGATCACACAGGAGCGCGGGATTGGAACGGGCTGGGTTCACGTCATTGACGACATTACTGCACGGCGATTGGTCGAGCAGGATACGGCCCGCTTGATCGCGGCGATTGAGCGGGTTGGGGAAGGCGTCGTAACGTTCAACCGGCGTGGGCGCATTATTTTCTGTAATCCGGCTTTTGAACACCTGACTGGGATTCAGAACTGGGAAGCCATCGGGCGCCGGCTCAGTCGGTTGGGGTTGGGTCCGGTGGAGCGGACGACGCGCCGGGAAATCCTCCGCTGTTTGGCGCGGGGACAGGATTGGCGTGGCCAATACCTCGCGCGGCGCCGGGATGGCAGCACCTACTACGAGGAAGCGACGGTGTCGCCGGTTCACGACGCCTCTGGCGCCATGGGCGATGTCGTCATGGTTTGTCGTGACGTAACCGAACAGCGGCGTTACGAAGCCATTGCCGAGGCGGTCAATGTGACCGAAAACGCCGGTTACATCTTTTCGGCCATTCGCCATGAAATGGGGAATCCGATCAACTCCATCAAAACAGCGCTGACTGTGCTGCGGCGAACTGAGCAGCCTTCCCCAAGCGCGGTGACAACCTGTGTTGACCGCTGTTTATCCGAGATCGGGCGGGTGGAATACCTGCTGCGCACGCTGCGTTCATTTAGTTTGCATGAGACGCCAGAACTCAAGGCGCAGCCGCTCGTTCCATTTTTGGAGCGATTTTGCGCGCTGATTGCCGACGGACTGGCGGCGCGCCAAATTGCTTTGGAGCGGGCTTTCGAGGCCAACCTTGGGCTGGCCTGGTTTGACGAACGGGCACTTCATCAAGCACTGATGAATCTCATTTCAAACGCAATTGACGCTTTGGCTACTACCGCCAGCCCGCGTATCGTCATCACGGCGAAACAGCAGCGGCAACTCGTTGTCCTCACGGTGTATGACAACGGCGTGGGGATTGACACGGAAAAGCAGAAGCACCTGTTCCGTCCCTTCTACACGTCCAAACCACAGGGCACCGGACTCGGCCTGGTGATTACGCAGAGGTTGATCTCAAAGATGAAGGGCACGGTTGAACTTCAGCCACATCCCGCCGGTGGGTGTGAAGCGATTGTCACCCTCGAAGCCGCCGCCGGGAGCAAGCACCCATTTGGATATGTTATCGAGTGA
- a CDS encoding TIGR01777 family oxidoreductase: MKKIFITGASGFVGQHLLPALKLEGYEIVALSRKVRDTSSGVRWVLGDPLEADDWQREVDGAYGIVHLAGEPIVGKRWTPEQKKLLRDSRVVTTQNLVNAIAQAKQKPAVLVSASAIGLYPKNQETELDETTRPADDFLGKLCQEWEDAAKVAEVHGVRTVLLRIGVVLGRDGGALARMLPIFKLGLGGPLGSGNQWFSWIHVADVVGLIRWALASESAQGPVNAVAPNPVRMRDFAATLGKVLNRPAFLPAPSFALNLMLGESAQVVLDGQRALPRAALRQGYSFRFPNVEDALRDVT, from the coding sequence ATGAAAAAGATTTTCATTACGGGCGCGAGTGGTTTCGTTGGGCAGCACCTGTTACCCGCGCTCAAGCTCGAAGGTTATGAGATCGTCGCGTTGTCACGGAAAGTCCGTGATACCTCAAGTGGCGTACGCTGGGTGTTGGGTGATCCGTTAGAGGCGGACGACTGGCAACGGGAAGTGGACGGGGCCTACGGAATCGTCCACTTGGCAGGCGAACCAATCGTGGGCAAGCGTTGGACCCCTGAGCAGAAGAAACTCCTTCGCGACAGTCGCGTGGTCACGACCCAAAATCTGGTCAACGCCATTGCTCAGGCCAAGCAAAAACCGGCTGTGCTCGTCTCCGCTTCGGCGATTGGATTGTATCCAAAAAACCAGGAAACCGAGTTGGATGAAACGACCCGCCCGGCAGATGACTTTCTAGGAAAGCTCTGCCAGGAATGGGAAGATGCCGCCAAGGTGGCCGAGGTGCATGGCGTACGGACGGTGCTGCTGCGGATCGGCGTCGTGCTCGGTCGGGATGGCGGCGCGCTGGCGCGCATGCTTCCGATCTTCAAGCTTGGCCTGGGGGGACCGCTCGGCAGCGGTAACCAGTGGTTTTCCTGGATTCATGTGGCGGACGTGGTTGGGTTGATCCGCTGGGCATTGGCGTCGGAGAGCGCGCAGGGGCCGGTCAATGCAGTTGCGCCCAACCCGGTGCGAATGCGCGACTTCGCGGCCACGCTGGGAAAAGTTCTCAACCGCCCGGCGTTTCTTCCGGCGCCATCTTTTGCGCTCAACCTCATGCTTGGCGAGTCAGCCCAGGTCGTGCTGGACGGGCAGCGCGCTCTGCCGCGCGCAGCTCTCCGTCAGGGCTACAGTTTTCGTTTTCCCAACGTGGAAGACGCTTTGCGCGACGTGACCTGA
- a CDS encoding sigma-54-dependent transcriptional regulator has product MTLDPQMRLLIVDDEPLFRESLGEDLARDGASVVTVGTVADACAAIQRAPFDIILLDQRLPDGDGLAIVPVALDANDAVKVLLMTAFPSYDHAVQALRVGVHDYLSKPVDVAEVRHAVNQLYHTAKLERIAEVHRLTVSHDEATALFIGQSGRAQAIQGLIRRAQGTMANVLITGETGSGKTLVAKAIHYGSPLSQRPFISVNCAALPETLVEAELFGVEKGAYTGAVPRRGLLELAEGGTLFLDEIAEMPVAMQAKLLAVIEERKVRRLGGEQDRFVNVRFLAATNLLLQDALANGKFRRDLFYRLNVLTIDLPPLRERRDDIPRLCEHFIRELAPGRRVQVAAADLPALMQYDFPGNVRELRNILERALILEDGPWLHPSRLLEASAAAAPAAEPIRDATATHLNPLETVMREHILAAYTQCGENLTRTAQALGLSLSTLRRKLVAYGRLSRNASLGAPGGD; this is encoded by the coding sequence ATGACGTTAGACCCTCAGATGAGATTGCTCATCGTGGACGATGAGCCGTTGTTTCGTGAGTCTTTGGGGGAGGATTTGGCGCGGGATGGCGCGTCCGTTGTCACGGTCGGCACGGTGGCGGACGCCTGTGCCGCTATCCAGCGCGCTCCGTTTGACATCATCCTGCTCGATCAGCGACTTCCCGACGGGGATGGCCTTGCCATTGTGCCGGTGGCGCTGGACGCCAACGATGCCGTCAAGGTGTTGTTGATGACGGCCTTTCCGAGCTATGACCATGCCGTTCAAGCCCTGCGCGTCGGTGTCCACGATTACTTGTCGAAGCCCGTGGACGTGGCGGAAGTGCGCCATGCGGTCAACCAGCTCTATCACACGGCCAAGCTGGAACGAATTGCGGAAGTGCATCGCCTCACCGTCAGTCATGACGAGGCCACCGCGCTGTTTATCGGTCAGAGTGGGCGCGCCCAGGCAATTCAGGGATTGATCCGCCGCGCCCAGGGAACGATGGCGAACGTCCTGATTACCGGCGAGACCGGATCGGGCAAAACGCTGGTCGCAAAAGCCATCCACTATGGTTCGCCTCTGTCCCAACGGCCCTTCATAAGCGTCAACTGCGCGGCGCTGCCTGAGACGCTGGTCGAAGCAGAACTGTTTGGCGTGGAGAAAGGGGCCTACACGGGCGCGGTGCCGCGCCGTGGGTTGCTGGAGCTGGCGGAAGGCGGAACCCTCTTTCTGGACGAAATCGCCGAAATGCCCGTGGCCATGCAAGCCAAGCTGCTGGCCGTCATCGAGGAGCGAAAAGTCCGGCGCTTGGGCGGTGAGCAGGACCGATTCGTAAACGTGCGGTTTCTGGCCGCAACGAACCTCTTGCTCCAGGATGCTTTGGCGAACGGGAAGTTTCGTCGCGATCTATTTTACCGGCTCAATGTGCTGACAATTGACCTTCCGCCACTGCGCGAGCGGCGGGATGACATTCCACGCCTGTGCGAGCACTTCATCCGGGAACTCGCGCCCGGCCGCCGTGTCCAGGTGGCCGCGGCGGATTTGCCGGCATTGATGCAGTATGATTTTCCGGGGAATGTCCGGGAGCTGCGCAATATCCTGGAGCGGGCGCTCATTCTCGAAGACGGCCCGTGGCTGCATCCCTCTCGGCTGCTTGAAGCCAGCGCTGCGGCAGCTCCGGCCGCCGAGCCGATCCGGGACGCAACCGCTACCCATCTGAACCCACTGGAAACGGTCATGCGCGAGCATATCTTGGCAGCTTACACGCAATGTGGTGAGAATTTGACCCGAACGGCGCAGGCGTTGGGGCTATCGCTTTCTACCTTGCGGCGGAAACTGGTTGCGTATGGGCGGCTCTCACGCAATGCCTCGCTGGGCGCTCCCGGCGGCGACTGA
- a CDS encoding FAD-dependent oxidoreductase: protein MKKVIIAGGGLAGLAAAYDLTQAGCAVELFEARPVLGGKVSAWKDADGDWIESGLHVFFGCYEELFKLMRAVGADAHLRWKAPVCHFTLPGGVTYDIVSWRGLPFPLHLLPNLVTASQFSFSEKLAYGKALLPVLFGDSRYADAQDEMSYADWHRQRGVGDNLLGGMLLPQTLALKFLPPEELSAQVVLNVFRLFLRRDDGFQVAFLEGSPEECLTQPLVRAIVAAGGRVHTGCKVTRIELDQAGHVRGFVVGESLRTADAYLCALPVHQMNRLIPEAWRAQYPYFEHLRAFAGVPVMNVQLWLDGRLTERDNLLFGGAGITPVYADMRVTTPRYAPASGNTMLEAVVAPARNLMGLSDQAVVDTVWERMTSYYPTIAPRLKVVKSSVVRIPQSVYHPKPGLERYRPTQASPVRNFFLAGGFTRGHRFFDSMEGATASGRLAAKAILERFNQTTSPPPGAN from the coding sequence ATGAAAAAAGTCATCATTGCGGGCGGCGGTCTGGCCGGACTGGCGGCAGCCTATGACTTGACCCAGGCTGGGTGCGCGGTCGAACTCTTTGAAGCGCGCCCGGTTCTCGGCGGGAAGGTATCGGCCTGGAAAGACGCGGACGGAGATTGGATCGAATCCGGGCTGCACGTGTTTTTTGGCTGCTACGAAGAGCTGTTCAAACTGATGCGCGCCGTCGGAGCCGACGCTCACCTGCGCTGGAAAGCTCCGGTTTGTCACTTTACGCTACCGGGTGGTGTGACCTACGACATCGTTTCCTGGCGCGGGTTGCCTTTTCCGCTGCATTTGTTGCCCAACCTAGTGACGGCTAGCCAGTTTTCCTTCAGTGAAAAATTGGCCTATGGAAAAGCCCTGCTGCCGGTGCTGTTCGGAGACAGCCGCTATGCCGATGCGCAGGACGAAATGAGCTACGCCGACTGGCACCGTCAACGGGGCGTTGGCGACAATCTGCTGGGCGGCATGCTCTTGCCGCAAACCTTGGCGCTGAAGTTTCTTCCGCCGGAAGAGCTGTCGGCCCAGGTGGTGCTCAATGTGTTTCGCCTTTTTCTCCGCCGGGACGATGGCTTTCAGGTGGCTTTCCTGGAAGGTTCGCCCGAAGAATGCCTCACGCAACCACTTGTGCGGGCGATTGTGGCGGCTGGCGGGCGCGTTCACACCGGATGCAAGGTCACGCGGATCGAGCTTGACCAAGCCGGACACGTGCGCGGCTTCGTCGTCGGTGAGTCGCTGCGCACGGCGGATGCTTACTTGTGTGCGCTGCCGGTTCACCAGATGAACCGGCTCATCCCTGAAGCGTGGCGGGCGCAGTACCCATACTTCGAGCACTTGCGAGCCTTTGCGGGGGTTCCAGTGATGAACGTCCAGCTTTGGCTCGATGGTCGCCTGACAGAGCGTGACAACCTGTTGTTTGGTGGGGCTGGGATCACGCCCGTGTACGCCGACATGCGCGTGACCACCCCGCGCTATGCGCCAGCCAGCGGCAACACCATGCTCGAAGCCGTGGTTGCGCCGGCGCGCAATCTAATGGGGTTGAGCGACCAGGCCGTGGTGGATACGGTCTGGGAGCGCATGACTTCGTATTACCCAACCATCGCACCCCGGCTCAAGGTTGTGAAGTCTTCGGTGGTACGGATTCCGCAGTCGGTGTATCACCCTAAGCCTGGCCTAGAGCGTTACCGTCCGACACAAGCTTCGCCGGTGCGGAACTTTTTTCTCGCCGGTGGCTTCACCCGTGGCCACCGTTTCTTCGACAGCATGGAGGGCGCGACCGCCAGCGGAAGGCTGGCGGCCAAGGCGATTTTGGAGCGATTCAACCAAACGACATCCCCACCCCCCGGCGCTAACTGA
- a CDS encoding sigma-54-dependent transcriptional regulator: protein MADHVPSILIVDDELSMRELLDHVFRRAGYRTFVAENGAQALEALRGAVFDIVLSDVKMPRLSGTELLHECRQLSPDTVVILMTAHGTVEQAREAFKLGADDFIQKPFDIDELKLIVKNAFEKSLLRREVALLKRELGDRTRLENIIGRSRPMQEVFQLIQTIAGTNSTVLITGESGTGKELVARGIHACSPRADRPFVSINCGAFTETLLESELFGYMKGAFTGAATNKKGLFEAASGGTLFLDEIGEMSLGMQVKLLRALQERSIRRVGGTEEIPVDVRVVAATNRDLSQMVEDGTFRKDLYFRVNVIPITVPPLRERREDIRDLALYFLKKYGQNRVPPITGIAEAALKHLENYSFPGNVRELENLIERAVALEPTHEVQPERLPESVLRYDPARAASAFDLPEQGIHLENFLMEVEKSYILQSLRRTRGNQTKAAELLNMSVRSLRHLLDKHKIRQTASMFRESSPARTGDSSEAP from the coding sequence ATGGCTGACCATGTGCCATCCATCCTCATCGTGGACGATGAGTTGAGCATGCGTGAGTTGCTCGACCATGTGTTTCGCCGCGCCGGCTACCGGACGTTTGTTGCCGAAAATGGCGCGCAGGCCCTGGAGGCGTTGCGGGGAGCGGTCTTCGATATCGTGCTTTCGGATGTCAAGATGCCACGCCTTTCGGGCACCGAACTCTTGCACGAATGCCGTCAACTATCGCCGGACACGGTGGTGATTTTGATGACGGCCCACGGGACGGTGGAACAGGCCCGCGAAGCCTTCAAGTTGGGGGCGGACGATTTCATCCAAAAGCCGTTCGATATTGATGAACTCAAGCTCATCGTCAAAAACGCTTTTGAGAAGAGTCTCTTGCGCCGGGAGGTGGCGCTGCTCAAGCGCGAGCTGGGTGACCGGACGCGCTTGGAGAACATCATTGGGCGGAGCCGTCCAATGCAGGAAGTCTTTCAACTCATTCAAACCATTGCCGGCACCAACAGCACGGTGCTGATTACCGGCGAGTCTGGCACCGGAAAAGAACTGGTTGCGCGTGGCATCCATGCCTGTAGCCCGCGCGCCGACCGTCCGTTTGTCTCCATCAATTGCGGCGCGTTCACCGAAACGCTGCTTGAGTCAGAACTGTTTGGTTACATGAAGGGCGCGTTCACCGGGGCGGCGACCAACAAGAAAGGGCTGTTCGAGGCGGCTAGCGGTGGGACGCTCTTTTTGGATGAAATTGGGGAAATGAGCCTCGGCATGCAGGTCAAGCTGTTGCGCGCGCTCCAGGAACGCTCGATTCGCCGTGTCGGCGGCACGGAAGAAATCCCGGTGGATGTCCGGGTCGTGGCGGCAACCAATCGTGATTTGTCCCAAATGGTTGAAGACGGCACATTTCGCAAGGACTTGTACTTTCGGGTCAACGTCATTCCGATTACGGTTCCGCCGCTCCGTGAGCGGCGGGAGGACATCCGCGACCTGGCCTTGTATTTTCTCAAGAAGTACGGGCAGAACCGAGTCCCCCCGATTACAGGCATTGCGGAAGCTGCGCTGAAGCACCTGGAAAACTACTCGTTTCCAGGCAATGTCCGCGAACTGGAAAACCTGATTGAACGGGCCGTTGCACTTGAGCCAACCCATGAAGTCCAACCTGAACGCCTGCCCGAGAGTGTGCTGCGCTACGATCCGGCGCGGGCGGCTTCAGCCTTCGATCTGCCGGAGCAGGGTATTCATCTCGAAAACTTCCTCATGGAGGTTGAGAAGTCCTATATTTTGCAATCGCTGCGCCGAACCCGTGGCAATCAGACCAAGGCGGCGGAACTGCTCAATATGTCGGTCCGAAGCCTGCGCCACCTGCTGGATAAGCACAAGATTCGCCAAACGGCGAGCATGTTTCGTGAGAGCAGCCCGGCCCGTACTGGCGACAGCTCAGAAGCGCCCTAG
- a CDS encoding PP2C family protein-serine/threonine phosphatase: MLVPTSRLPFPSAVAIAIAALTGLVLGLVLNSQSLPALALLDGLDRSTNARLAADVLTRQAGQPPPDGLTLSFIQFDQPAFALIRQNHDSVHLERLARQLHLPVVVEYVAWFRSNGSLAARIGLSRQGELISYLNGEVPPADDNALPPDIAIQVARAFLDSSSGTSLAGLGAPQVERLPNQPETEVRWQQPVPELPELTRVVTVRLRGETVWYFQHRVQPTNDSWTRPFTLSSVILPFLGLPLWLALLAAAALYLLKVSRRHVILWRAPAVCALLVGLGSVLMLIPALPYAVSKTMFENPAADSNPLRLAMMQEPGFFVIALGGYAVSSVLTLFATMAVTWTVCAALLHIEYETKRPYAEVFRSILLFRRVAYTTALERGLVGGGIGWALLGLTGLFHWLTVRPNAAMEQAADSFYLLLDTWSPSTLLVGTLVRNTFDLGLVLVGFSWVVLVDWLRFPPRLALVTVALLGTIGWSDVFSQVMPLSLSTPWLLGRHALLTAVLVATFERFGLWTTLCAIWTYQTTSWAVTAATLPALGLSPWLPTLLVLLPFGAVVFTRRPPENKQDNQPTLLDRVVEEQRHAQQLVLAARIQAAFLPTRIPHLEGWDIAVQSLPAREVGGDFYDFFTAPDGKLGIFVGDVSGKSVPGALFTAVATTTFRSEAEEDELGCAAMLNRLNELLYPDMKRVRMFVAATYAQLDPRTGRLTVANAGLPVLAHWQARPPTGESSVAFIEIGGLPLGSMQRTTYDESQANLCLEGQACLVITSDGVVEALNEHGDAYGYDALASVIDNHAKRGAHPLCEAIISDVKRHMGDTEQSDDITVVILQRCPAQAEPQWEVERASYATKPPG; encoded by the coding sequence ATGCTTGTTCCAACCAGCCGGCTACCATTTCCGTCCGCTGTTGCCATTGCGATTGCCGCGCTCACCGGACTGGTCCTGGGTCTTGTCCTCAACAGCCAATCCCTGCCAGCATTGGCACTCCTGGATGGGCTTGATCGTTCAACAAACGCACGCCTGGCCGCGGATGTGCTCACCCGTCAAGCCGGACAGCCGCCACCCGACGGGCTGACGCTCAGCTTTATCCAGTTTGATCAACCGGCATTTGCTCTCATCCGCCAGAATCACGACAGTGTGCATCTTGAGCGGCTGGCCCGCCAGTTACACCTTCCAGTTGTGGTGGAATATGTAGCTTGGTTTCGCTCGAACGGTAGCTTGGCAGCGCGAATTGGATTGTCGCGCCAGGGTGAACTGATTAGCTACCTCAATGGGGAGGTTCCACCTGCGGACGACAACGCCCTCCCGCCTGATATAGCAATTCAGGTGGCGCGGGCGTTTCTCGATAGCAGTAGTGGGACTAGCTTAGCCGGGCTGGGAGCACCCCAGGTGGAACGACTCCCCAACCAGCCCGAAACGGAAGTGCGCTGGCAGCAGCCCGTGCCAGAACTGCCAGAACTAACGCGCGTCGTTACTGTTCGCTTGCGCGGGGAAACGGTTTGGTACTTTCAGCACCGCGTCCAGCCAACCAATGATAGCTGGACACGCCCGTTTACCCTTTCGTCCGTCATCTTACCCTTTCTCGGACTGCCACTTTGGCTGGCGCTCCTGGCGGCGGCGGCCCTGTACTTGCTGAAAGTTTCGCGCCGCCACGTCATCCTCTGGCGCGCGCCAGCCGTATGCGCCCTGCTCGTTGGGCTTGGTTCTGTGCTGATGCTCATTCCGGCACTGCCGTATGCCGTCAGCAAAACAATGTTTGAGAACCCCGCTGCCGATAGCAACCCGCTCCGGCTAGCCATGATGCAAGAACCAGGTTTTTTCGTGATTGCGCTAGGGGGCTATGCCGTATCCAGCGTGCTGACCCTGTTCGCCACGATGGCTGTCACCTGGACCGTCTGCGCGGCGCTTCTCCATATTGAATATGAAACCAAGCGTCCATATGCAGAGGTCTTCCGGTCAATCCTGCTCTTCCGGCGGGTTGCCTACACCACGGCGCTGGAGCGAGGGCTGGTGGGTGGCGGCATTGGGTGGGCGTTACTGGGGTTGACCGGCTTGTTTCACTGGCTCACGGTCAGACCAAACGCGGCGATGGAGCAGGCCGCTGACAGCTTTTATTTGCTGCTTGACACTTGGTCTCCCAGCACCCTGTTGGTTGGTACGCTGGTGCGCAATACCTTTGACCTGGGCCTGGTGCTGGTGGGTTTCTCGTGGGTTGTGCTCGTGGATTGGCTGCGGTTCCCCCCGCGGTTGGCGTTGGTGACAGTCGCACTGCTGGGAACCATTGGCTGGAGCGATGTATTTTCGCAAGTTATGCCGCTCTCACTCAGTACGCCTTGGCTGCTGGGGCGGCATGCGTTGCTGACCGCCGTGCTGGTTGCGACGTTTGAGCGCTTTGGCCTGTGGACCACGCTCTGCGCAATCTGGACCTATCAAACGACAAGCTGGGCCGTTACGGCAGCCACCCTTCCGGCGCTCGGACTATCCCCCTGGCTTCCAACGCTACTGGTTCTGCTCCCCTTCGGTGCGGTCGTTTTCACACGGCGACCACCCGAAAACAAACAAGACAACCAGCCGACGCTGCTCGACCGGGTCGTGGAAGAACAGCGGCATGCCCAGCAGCTCGTTTTGGCGGCTCGCATTCAGGCCGCGTTCCTTCCAACCAGGATTCCCCACCTGGAAGGTTGGGACATCGCCGTTCAGAGCTTGCCAGCGCGTGAAGTTGGGGGTGATTTCTACGATTTCTTTACCGCGCCCGATGGCAAGTTGGGCATCTTCGTAGGAGATGTCTCCGGCAAGAGTGTGCCCGGTGCGCTCTTTACCGCCGTGGCAACCACGACCTTCCGCAGCGAGGCGGAAGAGGATGAGCTTGGTTGCGCGGCCATGCTCAACCGGCTCAACGAACTGCTCTATCCAGACATGAAGCGCGTCCGAATGTTTGTGGCAGCAACCTACGCTCAACTTGATCCACGGACCGGCCGCCTCACCGTGGCCAATGCCGGCCTTCCAGTCTTGGCTCACTGGCAAGCCAGGCCCCCCACCGGCGAGTCCTCGGTGGCGTTTATCGAGATCGGCGGACTGCCGCTCGGTAGCATGCAGCGCACTACCTATGATGAGTCCCAGGCCAATCTGTGCCTTGAAGGCCAGGCGTGCCTCGTCATCACCAGCGACGGTGTCGTTGAAGCCCTGAATGAACATGGCGATGCCTATGGCTACGACGCGCTGGCTTCGGTCATTGACAACCATGCCAAGCGCGGTGCGCACCCCCTGTGCGAAGCCATCATCTCGGATGTCAAACGACACATGGGCGACACCGAGCAGTCCGATGACATCACCGTTGTCATTCTTCAGCGCTGCCCCGCTCAAGCGGAACCCCAGTGGGAAGTTGAGCGAGCGTCATACGCCACTAAACCTCCCGGCTAA